CCATCATATTGCGCGTGCATCGGTCtagttgataaaaataaaaacttaatcgGAGGTATACTGAATGCAATCCTAAATCTCATACAGCTTAAAAATACAAAGGGGTTAGATTATCATCAATACATAACACAAGTCCTGTTAGACAAAAACACTTCCACACACACTCCAactcaaaaccctaaattcccAAAACCAAAACCCCCCATTTCTATCTCAAATCACAATTCAtttctcataaaaaaaaaaaatggcttGCAGGATCACCAAAAAGCTTCAATCATTAACCAAATACACTACCAACCCACGCTATTTCTCATCTTCAATCTTAAACCCTGATTCCACAACCCCACTGTCAAGCAAAGAGAAATCCAGAGCTGCACTTTCACTCCTGAAATCTGAAAAAAACCCCGAAAAGATCATCGAAATATGCCGAGCAGCCTCGCTGACACCCGATTCACATCTCGACCGCATTGCGTTTTCAACTGCCATCACTAAACTCAGAGAATTAAATTACTATGAAGGTATTCGTAATTTCATTGATGAGTTGATTAAAACTAGACCAGATTTGAATAATGAGAAGTTTATTTGTAATGCGATCGTTAGTTACGGTCAAGCGGGTTTGTTGGATAATGCATTCCaactgtttgataaaatgcctCAACTAGGTGTTGGTCAGAATGTGAAAGGGTTGAATGCGGTTTTGTTTTCGTGTGTTTTGGCTAGGAATTATGATGAGTTGAAACGGGTTTATCTTGATTTTCCTGGAAAGTATGGGGTTAAGATGAATCTTGATAGCTATAATACTGTGATTAAGGGTTTTTGTGAGTCGGGTTCTTCAAGTGCTTGCTATTCGGTTACTGCTGAAATGGTTAGGAAGAAAGTTAAGCCGAATGCGACTACTTTTGGGTTAATGATTGCCGGGTTTTATAAAGAGGAAAAGTTTGATGAAGTTGGGAGAGTGTTGGAG
The sequence above is drawn from the Erigeron canadensis isolate Cc75 chromosome 4, C_canadensis_v1, whole genome shotgun sequence genome and encodes:
- the LOC122598447 gene encoding pentatricopeptide repeat-containing protein At1g61870, mitochondrial-like, which translates into the protein MACRITKKLQSLTKYTTNPRYFSSSILNPDSTTPLSSKEKSRAALSLLKSEKNPEKIIEICRAASLTPDSHLDRIAFSTAITKLRELNYYEGIRNFIDELIKTRPDLNNEKFICNAIVSYGQAGLLDNAFQLFDKMPQLGVGQNVKGLNAVLFSCVLARNYDELKRVYLDFPGKYGVKMNLDSYNTVIKGFCESGSSSACYSVTAEMVRKKVKPNATTFGLMIAGFYKEEKFDEVGRVLEMMKKQDVAIGLGIYNVRIQSLCKLKKSVEAKALLDGLISRGMKPNAVTYSHLIHGYCREGKLVEAKELFKKMIGGGFKPESDCYFTLVHYLCKSSDFEAALDVCKKSLEKNWVPNFSTMKLLVEGLAESSKVDEAKELIGQIKEKFPKNVDAWNEIEEKLAK